TGCGTATGTCTTCGACCGTTCCCGCCTCGCGTTTCGCTTCCACGCTCACGGAGGTGCCCGGGCTGCGACTTTGGCCGCAGCTCGGCGAAAGTTGCCCCACCGTCGTGCTCACCCCGGCGGAGAAACGCGTGTTGCACCTCGTGCAACTGGGCCTGAGCAACAAGGAAATCGCCAGCGTGCTCGGCCGCGCCGAGCGCACGATCAAGAACCAAGTTTCGTCGT
This portion of the Opitutia bacterium genome encodes:
- a CDS encoding response regulator transcription factor — translated: MSSTVPASRFASTLTEVPGLRLWPQLGESCPTVVLTPAEKRVLHLVQLGLSNKEIASVLGRAERTIKNQVSSCLRKFDVPSRARLMALLR